Proteins encoded by one window of Cannabis sativa cultivar Pink pepper isolate KNU-18-1 chromosome 4, ASM2916894v1, whole genome shotgun sequence:
- the LOC115712291 gene encoding uncharacterized protein LOC115712291, producing the protein MSDWGPVFVAVVLFVLLTPGLLFQVPGRHGCVEFGNFQTSGASILIHSLLYFALVCIFFLAVKLHLYIS; encoded by the coding sequence atgtcAGACTGGGGCCCAGTGTTCGTGGCAGTGGTGCTGTTCGTGCTGTTAACCCCAGGACTGCTATTCCAAGTTCCAGGGCGCCATGGGTGTGTGGAGTTCGGCAACTTCCAGACCAGTGGAGCTTCCATTCTCATTCATTCTCTTCTTTACTTCGCTCTCGTTTGCATCTTCTTTCTCGCTGTCAAACTTCATCTCTACATCAGCTAG